The Microbacterium trichothecenolyticum sequence CACCCTCGAGGGAGTGGCGCGGGGCCCGTTGCGATGAATGGTCTCAGTCGGCGGCGTGAAGGCGTGCCGTCTCGTCGTGCCACGACGTGGCGACACTGCGGAGCTTCTCTTCGTACTTGCGGCCGTGGTGCGCGCAGAACAACAGCTCACTGCCGTTCACCTCGGCGGCAATGTACGCCTGTGCGCCGCAGGAGTCGCAGCGATCCGCCGCCGTCAGGCGGTGATCGAGGACGGCTGACGCGTCGGGTGCAGTCGTGGTGGTCATCTCGGGTGCCCTCCTCAAGTGGTCGTTGGGCGAGTCTCCATATACAACCACGCGGATGTTTCCCCTATGCCGCGGCTTGATCACATTTCGCTGTGCGCGTACGACGACCCCACCGCGCTGTGTGTCTGGCAGGGGATGTCGGCGACCCCGATTACGCTGGGAGATCGTGACGTCCGAGTACTCCGCCCATCATCTCCAGGTTCTCGAGGGCCTTGAGGCCGTTCGCAAGCGCCCGGGCATGTACATCGGCTCGACCGACTCCCGTGGTCTCATGCACTGCCTGTGGGAGATCATCGACAACTCCGTCGACGAAGCACTCGGCGGACACGGCTCGCGCATCGACATCGTGCTGCATGCCGACGGCAGCGTCGAGGTGCGCGACCGCGCCCGCGGCATCCCGGTCGACGTGGAGCCGCGCACGGGCCTCACCGGTGTCGAGGTCGTCTTCACCAAGCTGCACGCCGGCGGCAAGTTCGGGGGCGGCTCGTATGCGGCATCCGGAGGTCTGCACGGTGTGGGTGCCTCGGTCGTGAATGCCCTGTCGGAGCGCCTCGACGTCGAGGTCGACCGCGGCGGCAAGACCTACGCCATGTCGTTCCACCGCGGCGAGCCCGGCCTGTTCGCCGGCGATTCGCCCGACTCGGCCTTCACCCCGTTCGAGCGCAGCAGCGAGCTGCGCGTCGTCGGCAAGGCCCCGCGTGGCGTCACCGGCACGCGTATCCGTTACTGGGCCGACCGTCAGATCTTCACGAAAGACGCCGCATTCGGGCTCGACGAGCTCGTGCAGCGCGTGCGGCAGACGGCGTTCCTCGTTCCCGGTCTCGAGATCGTGGTGCTCGACGAACGCGGTGAGGAGCGCGTCGAGACCAGCTACCGCTTCGACGGCGGCATTTCGGAGTTCGCCGACTTCCTCGCCCCCGACGCCGCTGTCACCGACACCTGGCGCCTGACCGGCACCGGCACGTTCACCGAGACCGTTCCCGTCCTGCAGCCCGGCGGTTCGATGGTGCCGACCGAGGTGCAGCGTGAATGCGAGGTCGACATCGCCGTGCGTTGGGGGACGGGCTATGACACGACCACTCGCTCGTTCGTCAACATCATCGCCACCCCCAAGGGCGGCACGCACCAGCAGGGCTTCGAACAGGGCCTCATGAAGGTTCTGCGCGCACAGGTCGAGCAGAACGCCCGCAAGCTCAAGGTCGGAAACGACAAGATCGAGAAGGACGACCTTCTGGCCGGCCTCACCGCGGTGTTGACCGTGCGTCTGCCCGAGCCGCAGTTCGAAGGCCAGACCAAAGAGGTGTTGGGCACTCCCGCGGTCCGTCAGATCGTGGCATCCGTCGTCGCGAAAGAGCTCGCCGCCCGTTTCGCCTCACCCAAGCGCGACGACAAGGCGCAGACGGCGCTGCTTCTCGAGAAGGTCGTCTCCGAGATGAAGGCGCGTATCTCGGCGCGCACGCACAAAGAGACCCAGCGCCGCAAGAACGCGCTCGAGTCGTCGTCGCTCCCGGCCAAGCTCGTCGACTGCCGCTCCAACGACGTCAACGACTCCGAGCTGTTCATCGTCGAGGGCGACTCGGCGCTCGGCACCGCCAAACTCGCCCGTAACAGCGAGTACCAGGCACTGCTGCCCATTCGCGGCAAGATCCTCAACACGCAGAAGGCCTCGATCAGCGACATGCTGTCGAACGCGGAGTGCGCGTCGATCATCCAGGTGATCGGGGCCGGTTCGGGCCGCTCGTTCGATCTCAGCGCCGCACGATACGGCAAGATCATCCTCATGAGCGATGCCGACGTCGACGGCGCGCACATTCGCACGCTGCTGCTCACGCTCTTCTTCCGGTACATGCGTCCGCTCGTCGAGGAGGGGCGCGTCTTCGCCGCGGTGCCCCCGCTGCACCGCGTCGTCGTGATCAACCCCGGCACCAAGCCCAACGAGACGATCTACACCTACAGCGAGCAGGAGCTACACGCGCTCCTCACCAAGCTCAAACGCGGCAACAAGCGCTGGCAGGAGCCGGTGCAACGGTACAAAGGGCCTGGGCGAGATGGATGCCGATCAGCTCGCGACCACGACCATGGACCGTGCCGGGCGGACGCTACGCCGTGTGCGGGTGCAGGACATGGAGGCCGCGGCATCCGTGTTCGACCTGCTCATGGGCAGCGACGTTGCGCCGCGGCGCGAGTTCATCATCGACTCGAGCGATCGGTTGGCGCGCGAGCGTATCGACGTCTGACGCCGAGGCGGGTCGGCTTGGCGCCGGGCGGGAGGTTTGGTCCGCGGCGGAGGTGGCGCCGCCGGTGGCGTGCCGTCCGGCGGAGTTCGGGCCCCACACGCCGTGATGCCGTCGCCTCGAACGGCGTGTCGCCCACCGCCTCCGCCTGACGGCGCGGGCGGTCGGGCTCGGGATCGTGCCGACCCGCGCGCACTCCGCATGACGGCACGCGCGGCATCGCACCGACGCGCGGTGCCGTGCCCTGCTTCTCGTCAGCGGACGACGGTGCCGATCGCGCCGATGACGGCGTCGAGCGGCTGGCCCGACGCGTCGCGTTTGGCCCCGCCCTGGGGCAGGGTGCGTGCCGAGCCGTCGGGCCCGATGGCTCGCGGCTCGACGCCGACCCACGCGAGCACGAGAGCGTCCTCGCCGCGCAACAGACGCTGGGCGCGGACGCCGCCGGTGGCGCGTCCCTTCGCGGGGTACTCGGCGAACGCCGACACCTTCGCGCTGCCCGCGTCGGTACCAGGCAACGCCGTCGACGAGCCGGCGACCGTCACGACGACGGCGTCGAACGCCGACGCGCCGACCACGGCGAAGGCGATCACGCGCGCCCCATCGGACAACCGGATGCCGGCCATGCCACCGGCCGATCTTCCCTGCGGCCGCACCGACGAGGCGTCGAACCGCAGGAGCTGGGCGTCGCTGGCCACGAAGACGAGCTCGGCGTTGTCGCCCGCGGGCGCGGCACCGACCACGCGGTCGCCGTCGCGCAGCGCGATGATCTCGATCTCGTCTTTCGTGCCGAGCTCGCTCGCCGCCACGCGCTTGACCACACCCTGCTGGGTACCGAGCGCGATCGTCGGAGTGTCGGCGAGGGGCACGAGTGCCACGACCGTCTCGCCCTTCGCGAGCGCCAGATACTGCTCGACCTTGGTGCCGGCCGCGACCTGTACGGAATTCGCCGGGACCGATGGAAGGTCGACGGGGGAGAATCGCACGAGCCGACCGGCCGATGTCACGGCTCCGATGTCGCCACGCGTGGTCGTATCGACCGCGGAGCGGATGGCATCGTGCTTCGAGCGACGCGTGGGCGGCACGACGCCACCGCCGGGTGCGTCGGCGATCAGCTCTGCACGCACCATGCGTCCGGTCGCGGTCAGGTACACGCGGCAGGGAGTGTCGGCGATCTGCAGGTCGGCGGCGGCCGCTGCGGCGCGAGAAGAGCGCGGCTGCACCGGTCCGCCGTTGAGGAGCATCGTGCGCCGGGGTGTCCCGTACGCCTCCGCCGCGGCATCCAGCTCCTTCGCGACCTGCTGGCGCAGCAGCGTCTCGCTGCCGAGCAGCTCGACGAGCTGGGCGATCTCGGCGTTCAACTGGTCGCGCTCGGCCTCGAGCTCGATCCGCGAGAACTTGGTGAGGCGGCGTAGACGCAGCTCGAGGATGTACTCAGCCTGCGGGTGCGAGAGGTCGAACACCTCCTGCAGCTTCGTGCGCGCCTGCTCGCCGTCGTCGGAGGAGCGAATGACCTGGATGACCTCGTCGATGTCGAGGATCGCGATGAGCAGACCCTCGACGAGGTGCAGGCGCTCGCGCTTGCGCGCCAGTCGGTACTCGCTGCGCCGTGTGACGACCCGGAGACGGTGATCGATGTACACCCGCAGCATGTCGCGCAGACCGAGCGTCTGCGGCTGGCCGTCGACGAGTGCCACGTTGTTGATGCCGAAGGAGTCCTCGAGCGGAGTCAGCCGGTAGAGCTGCTCCAGCACCGCCTTCGGGTCGAAACCGGTCTTGATGCCGATGACAAGGCGCAGGCCGTTGTTGCGGTCGGTGAGATCGGTCACGTCGGCGATACCCGTGAGCTTTTTCGCCTGCACGGCGTCTTTGATCTTCTCGATCACGCGCTCGGGGCCGACGAGATACGGCAGCTCGGTCACGACGATGCCGGTGCGGCGCGGTCCGAGCGACTCGATCGAGGCCTTCGCCCGGGTGCGGAACGTTCCTCGACCATTCGTGTAGGCGTCTTTGATGCCGTCGAGCCCGACGATGATGCCGCCGGAGGGTAGATCGGGGCCCGGGACGAACTCCATGAGTTCCTCGACCGTGGCATCGGGGTTCTGCAGCAGGTGGGTGGCGGCGCCCACGACCTCGATGAGATTGTGCGGCGCCATGTTCGTGGCCATACCGACCGCGATCCCCGTCGCGCCGTTCACGAGCAGGTTGGGAAACGCCGCGGGCAGGACTTCGGGCTGCTGGAACTGTCCGTCGTAGTTGGGGATGAAGTCGACGACGTCTTCGTCGAGGTTCTCGGTGAGGGCGAGAGCGGCAGCGGCGAGGCGCGCCTCGGTGTACCGGGGGGCGGCCGGTCCGTCGTCGAGCGAGCCGAAGTTGCCGTGCCCGTCGACGAGGGGCACGCGCAGCGAGAAGTGCTGCGCGAGGCGCACGAGGGCGTCGTAGATGGGGGCGTCGCCGTGGGGGTGGAGCTTTCCCATCACCTCACCCACGACGCGGGCGCTCTTCACGTGCCCTCGGTCGGGACGCAGCCCCATCTCCGCCATCTGGTACAGGATGCGCCGCTGAACGGGCTTCAGCCCGTCGCGGGCGTCGGGCAGCGCGCGGGAGTAGATCACCGAGTACGCGTACTCGAGGAACGACCCCTGCATCTCGGTCGAGACATCGACGTCTTCGATGCGCTCGGCGACGGCGGACGACGCGGGGGCGGAGGAACGGGAATCGGGCATAGGTGCGGCCTCGGGTCGGGCGGGCGTCACGGCAGAACGGGGGCGGCGGGTCGTGTGGGAGACTGGCCCCGATGTCACTCAGCCTACCGGCGGACCCGCCGCGCTCCCGGAGCCTCACCGGTGTGGTGACCCAGACGATCGCCGCCCTGACGGGTGACAGCGACTGGTTCGCCCCCGCCCGCAGCGCGATCGTGTTCGTCGTCGACGGACTCGGAGCGCACAACCTCGCCGCCCGGCGCGGCCACGCGAGGTTCCTCGCCTCGGTGGGCGGACGCCGCGACGTCGCGCGCACGGTCTTCCCCTCCACCACCGCCGCCGCGCTGACGAGTCTCCTGACCGGCACCGACCCCGGCGCGCACGGGATCGTCGGCTACCGCGCGCGCGTGCCCGGTACGAACCGGGTCCCGAATCAGCTGCAGGGCTGGGACACCGACGGCCTCGACCCCCGCACCTGGCAACGTCGTCGCCCGCTTCTCGAGCAGTGGGCGGATGCCGGACGTCCCTGCTTCGTCGTGTCGCGGCCGAGCTACGCCGGCACCGGGTTCACCGAGGCGACGCTGCGCGGCGCTGAGCTGGTGTCATCCGACGACGTCGACGAGCGCGTGCGCATCGCCGCCGACCTCGCGGCGCGGCATCCGGGGGCCATGGTCTACCTCTACGCTCCCGAACTCGACACGGCGGGTCACCGCGACGGGTGGGAGTCCGACCGCTGGACCGACGCCCTCGAGACGCTCGACGCCGCCGCCCGCCGCCTCGCGGCCTCCATCGACCCCGGCACCGGTGTGCTGCTCACCGCCGACCACGGCATGGTCGACGTGCCCGCGCACAAGCACGTGCTGCTGCGAGAGGGCGATGCGCTGCTCGACGGTGTCGCCCTCATCGGCGGCGAACCCCGGATGCTGCACCTGTATGCAGAAGACGGACGGGCGGATGCCGTGGCCGCGGCGTGGAAGCAGCGTGAGGCGTCGCGTGCCTGGGTGCTGACGCGCGCTGAAGCCGTCGAGGCCGGACTGTTCGGTGCGGTCGACGACGAGGTCGTGCCGCGGATCGGCGACGTGCTCGTCGCGGCGCGCGGACGCTTCGCCTACTACGACGACCGCGAGGCCGACAAGCGGCCGCAGCGCATGGTGGGGCAGCATGGCTCGCTGACCGAGGAGGAACGCATCGTGCCGCTGCTGCGGCTGGGGGCTTTCGCCTGACCACGAAGACGCCCGACGAGTCGAGAACCTCAGCTCTCGTCGGTGCGCGCCCCGAAGACGATCTCGTCCCACGAGGGCATGGACGGGCGTCCCTTGGTCCGGCGCGAAGAGTCGGACGTCGTCTGCGCGGAGTTCTCCGAAGCGGACGCCTCATCGGCATCCGGGGTCTGTGGGGCCTCCGCCGCGTCGAACAGCGCGACGGGCGGGCTCGTCGGACGCGGCGCGGGATCGCTCTCGATCAGTCCGGGCAGCGGCTCGCGCTGACCGCGGCGCCGACGCAGCGCTTCGAGCAGGTCGGCCGTCTCCGACGAGGCGAGAGGCGCATCGGGCGCACGTTTGATCGCCGCGGCCTGGACGGCGGGGGCGACGGGGCCGGTCGCCTCGACTCCCGGCTCGTCGTCGATGTCGAGGCGGCGCGGGCCGAAGGCTCCGCTGTCGAAGCGCGAGTCGTCCTTCGAGACGGCGTCGAGAGCGCGCAGGCGCGGAATGAGCCCCTCGGGGAGCGAACCCTGCCGCGACAGTTGGATCGCGTCGGCATTCTGCGGCGACAGGCTGCTCCGACGCGGATCGAAGCTCCAGCGTGCGTCGTGTTCGATGCCGTTCGCGGTGAACTCGAGCTTGACCATCCAGCCCGAGCTCTCTTTCCAGCTCGTCCACCGCTCGGCCGATGCGCCGGCTTCGGTCAGCTTCGCCCGCACAGCGGCGCCGAAGGTGATCGGCGCGTCATGCTCGAGAGCACCCCCCAGCAGCACCGGGACGGCGAGAGCCTGCCCCACGACGTGCTCGCGCTCGGCGAGCACCGGCCGCTCGAAGCGCTCGACGTCTTCGACGCGGGCGTTCAACAGGGTCGCCACCTCGCGCGCCGAGAGACCCGCGCGGATGTGTGCCTGGATCTCGCGCGGGCTCGGACGCGAGGAACGGTCGTCGTCGCTGCGGTCACGACGCGCGCGGCGCGCTTCGGCGCGCAGCACCTCGTCGAGCGGCAGGGCGAAGCGTTCGCCCGCCTGTGTCGCGACGACCAGGACGTCGTCCTCGGTGCCGATGACTTTGAGCTGCTCCATGCGAAACACCCCTCCGATCTGCGGTCGACGCCCATGCTGACACGCCCGCCGCACGGTTTCGGGAATATCGCGGGCGCGCCGCGAGTTTCACGCGTGGCCCGATGCGCAACCCGCCCCGGAGCATTTGCTTATCGAGGTCGGGTCATGCAAACTATGGCCGCCCGATCGGGCACCCGATGGGGCACAGCACCACAAAACACCGGAAGTAGAGACCTGCACGCATGGCAACCGATTACGACGCACCGCGCAAGACCGAGGACGACAGCGAGTCGATCGAGGCCCTCAAGGAGCGCGTGCCCGACAAGGCGTCGGGGTCGATCGACAACGAGGATGCCGACAACCCCTCGGGCTTCGAACTGCCCGGCGCCGACCTCTCCGACATCGAGCTCGATGTCGTCGTGCTTCCCGCTCAGGAAGACGAGTTCACCTGCATGAACTGCTTCCTGGTGAAGCACCGCTCGCAGATCGCCGAAGAGAGCGGCTCGGGCTTCATCTGCCTGGAGTGCGCAGCCTGACCTGAGCACGCTGGATCGCCGCGACCAGGCGATCCGGCGTGCGGGTGGACACCACCCACGTCGGCGTCGGGTCGTCGGGATCGGTGACGGGAACCGTCACGACGCCGTCGATCCCACCCCGGATGACGTGCCAGGCGCGGTGGTCGAGACCACTCCCGCGCGCCGTGCGCGCCTCGTCGGCCGAGACGCCGACCGGCGCCCCCAGCAGGTCGACGGGGATGTGGGCGCGCCCCGCCCGCAACTGACCGTCCCGGACCTCCACGACGGGGGAGACCGCGACCAGGCCCACCACGATCGCCACCGAGACCACCAGGCCGATGAACAGCGCCAGCGTGGTGTCGAGCGGTGAGAAGACCAGCGCCGCCATCGGGCCGCACACGGCTGCGGCGACGAGCGCCCACAGCGACGGGCTGAGACGCTCGCGGTAGTCGGCTGCGGTGCGGATGCCGCACCCCCTCTTCTGCATTACCCTCGTGGGGTGACCGAAACGGTGGACGTCCCCATTGTCGCATCCGACCTCCCGGTCTTCGCCCACCCCGGCGATGCCGGAGCCGACCTGACCGCTGCCGAGGCCGTGCGCCTCGAACCCGGTCGACGTGCGCTCGTCGGCACGGGCGTGCGCATCGCCCTGCCGGAGGGATTCGCGGCGTTCGTGGTGCCGCGCAGCGGTCTCGCCGCGAAGCACGGCATCACGATCGTCAACGCGCCGGGCACGATCGACGCGGGTTACCGCGGCGAGATCAAGGTGGCCCTGCTGAACACCGATCTCGACGAGGCGTACGACGTCGCGGTGGGCGACCGCATCGCTCAGCTGATCGTCATGCCCGTTCCGCCCGTCCGTTTCCTCCCCGTCGACGAGCTCCCCGAGAGCGTCCGCGGCGAGGGCGGTTTCGGTTCGAGCGGCTACCAGAGCCTCCAAGGGAGCACCCGATGACCGACACCGACCAGCCCGGGACCGACGTGGCCCCCGCCGCCAAGAGCGCTCCGCTCGACCGCGAGACCTCCGGCCCGTTCGACGAGGCCGAGGCGAATCCCGTTCGCCCCTACATCGACCTCGGCGGCATCAAGATCCTGCCGAGGGAGGGCCTCAACCTCCGTCTCGAGGTCGAGGAGCAGACGAAACGCATCGTCGCCGTCGGTCTCGACTACGCCGATTCCACGCTGCAGGTGCAGCCGTTCGCGGCACCGCGTTCGAGTGGCCTGTGGGAAGAGACGCGCGAGCAGATCCGCCAGCAGGTCAAGCAGCAGGGCGGCCGGGTCGAAGAACGCGAGGGTCCGCTCGGACCCGAGCTGCTCGCCGAGGTCCCGGTCATGGCCGGTGCCGACGGGGCCGCCAAGCGGCTCGCGCGCTTCGTGGGTGTCGACGGACCGCGTTGGTTCCTGCGCGGCGTCGTGGGCGGGGCGGCGACGTCCGACGTCGAGGCCGCAGCGGCCATCGAAGACCTCTTCCGCTCCATCGTCGTGGTGCGCGGCACCTCGCCCATGCCGCCGCGCGACCTCATTCCGCTCCGGATGCCGTCGACCCCCGCCACCGCATGAGCGACGAGTCCGCGCGACCCGGGGCCGACGACGCGCGCGTCCCACTCGACCCGCCTTCGGCCGCCGAGAGTGTCGGTGCGGCGCTGGGGAACGCCGCACGCCGCGCGGGCCTCGACCCGGCGAGGCACGGCTCGACCGGCGCGGCCGTGTGGTCCGCGATGGGCGGGTGGCGCGGCATCCTGGAATCGGTCCTGCCGTCGCTGGCGTTCGTGGTGCTGTTCACCGTGACCATCGATCCTGAGACGCGCCAGGGCAACCTGTGGTTGAGTCTCGGGGTGTCCGTGGGACTCGCCGTGCTCTTCACCCTGGCGCGCCTCGTGGCGAAGTCGCCCCCGGGCGCCGCCATCGGCGGTCTGCTCGCCACGGCGGGCGCGGCGATTCTGGCCCTGGTGACCGGTCGCGGCCAGGACAACTTCGTGCTCGGGTTCTTCACCAATGGCGCCTACGGCACGGCGTTTCTCGTGTCCGCGCTGATCGGGTGGCCCCTCATCGGACTGGCTGCGGGCTACTTGCTGGGGGAGGGCACCGCGTGGCGCGCCGACCGCCGCAAGCGCCGCGCCTACACGTGGTTGTCGATCTCGTGGGCCGCTCTCTTCGCCGCGCGGCTCATCGTGCAGCTGCCTCTGTACTTCGCGGGCGATGTGACCGCGCTGGGCACCCTGAAGATCGTGATGGGACTTCCGCTGTTCGCGCCGATGCTGGCGGTCACCTGGCTCGTGGTGCGCACCCTCTCCCCTCGCCGCGAGTCCTGATATTATCTTGACATCAAGATAAATCCGTCCCCCCGAGCGGTTAGGTCGACCTTCCTGGAATCGACCTCGCGGCGCGGGGAAGATGGAGAAATGCGGGCCGACGCCTGCGCATTCGCCGACGAAGGAGACGATCGTGTCCACGGTTGACAGCTTCGGTGCCAAGAGCACCCTGACGGTCGGCAGCACCGACTACGAGATCTTCCGGATCGACACGGTCGCCGGTCACGAGAAGCTCCCCTTCAGCCTCAAGGTGCTGCTCGAGAACCTGCTGCGCACGGAAGACGGTGCCAACGTCACCAAGGAGCAGATCGAGGCCCTCGGTTCGTGGGTTCCCACGGCCGACCCCGACACCGAGATCCAGTTCACGCCCGCCCGCGTGGTCATGCAGGACTTCACCGGTGTGCCCTGCATCGTCGACCTCGCCACCATGCGCGAGGCCGTGACCGCCCTCGGCGGCGACCCCAACAAGATCAACCCGCTCTCCCCGGCCGAGATGGTCATCGACCACTCGGTCATCGCCGACCTCTTCGGCAGCGAGAACGCCCTCGAGCGCAACGTCGAGATCGAGTACGAGCGCAACGGTGAGCGGTACCAGTTCCTCCGCTGGGGCCAGACGGCGTTCGACGACTTCAAGGTCGTCCCCCCGGGCACCGGCATCGTGCACCAGGTGAACATCGAGCACCTGGCCAAGGTCATCTACGACCGCACGGTCGACGGCGTCCTGCGCGCCTACCCCGACACCTGCGTGGGCACCGACTCCCACACCACCATGGTCAACGGCCTCGGCGTGCTCGGCTGGGGCGTCGGCGGCATCGAGGCCGAGGCCGCCATGCTGGGCCAGCCCGTGTCGATGCTGATCCCGCGCGTCGTCGGCTTCAAGCTCTCGGGCGAGATCCCCGCCGGCGTAACGGCCACCGACGTGGTGCTCACCATCACCGACATGCTGCGCAAGCACGGCGTGGTCGGCAAGTTCGTCGAGTTCTACGGCGAGGGCGTCGCCTCGGTGCCGCTCGCGAACCGTGCGACCATCGGCAACATGAGCCCCGAGTTCGGCTCCACCGCCGCGATGTTCCCCATCGACGACGTCACGCTCGACTACCTGCGCCTCACCGGTCGCGACGAGCAGACCGTGGCGCTCGTCGAGGCGTACGCCAAGGAGCAGAAGCTCTGGCACGACCCGGATCGCGAGCTCGTGTTCAGCGAGTACATGGAGCTCGACCTCGGCACGGTCGTCCCCTCGATCGCCGGCCCCAAGCGCCCGCAGGACCGCATCCTGCTCTCCGAGGCGAAGTCGCAGTTCGAGAAGGACATCCTCAACTACGCCGGCGGTGCGGTCTCCGACTCGCTCGTCGACCTCGAGGTCGACGGCACGTTCCCGGCCTCCGACCCCGGTTCGGTGCCCGGCGAAGAGCACGAGCACGTCACCGAGAGCGAGGTGCTCATCTCGTCGGGCCACCCCGCGAACGCCTCCAACCCGGTCAAGGTCACCACCCCCGAGGGTCAGTCGTACCTGCTCGACAACGGTGCGGTCACCCTCGCGGCGATCACCTCGTGCACCAACACCTCGAACCCCTCGGTCATGATCGCGGCGGGCCTTCTCGCCAAGAACGCCGTCGACAAGGGCCTGAAGCGCAAGCCCTGGGTCAAGACGACGCTCGGCCCCGGGTCGAAGGTCGTCACCGACTACTACGAGAAGTCCGGCCTCGACAAGGCGCTCGAGGGCCTCGACTTCTACACGGTCGGCTACGGCTGCACGATCTGCATCGGAAACTCCGGTCCGCTCATCGAAGAGGTCTCCGAGGCGATCAACGAGAACGACCTCGCCGTCACCGCCGTCCTCTCGGGCAACCGCAACTTCGAGGGTCGCATCAGCCCCGACGTGAAGATGAACTACCTGGCATCCCCGCCGCTGGTCGTCGCTTACGCTCTCGCGGGCTCGATGAACTTCGACTTCGAGACCGACGCCCTGGGCAAGGATCAGAACGGCAACGATGTCTTCCTCAAGGACATCTGGCCGGCCCCCGACCAGGTGCAGACGATCATCGACGCGTCGATCTCGCGCGAGCAGTTCATCCAGCAGTACGCCACCGTCTTCGAGGGCGACGAGCGCTGGAAGAACCTCCCCACGCCGACCGGTCCGGTCTTCGAATGGGATGCCGACTCCACCTACGTGCGCAAGGCTCCCTACTTCGACGGCATGTCGATGGAGCCCTCGCCGGTCACCGACATCACCGGCGCGCGCGTCATGGCGACGCTGGGCGACTCGGTCACGACCGACCACATCAGCCCGGCCGGCAACATCAAGGCGGGCACCCCGGCCGCGCAGTACCTCACGGAGCACGGCGTTGCGCAGAAGGACTTCAACTCGTACGGCTCGCGTCGTGGCAACCACGAGGTCATGATCCGCGGCACGTTCGCCAACATCCGTCTGAAGAACGAGCTCACGGCCGCCGTCAACGACGGCACGGTCGTCGAGGGTGGCTACACCCGCGACTTCACACGCGAGGGCGGCCCGCAGTCGTTCATCTACGACGCGAGCCAGAACTACCAGGCGCAGGGCACCCCGCTGGTGATCTTCGGCGGCAAGGAGTACGGCTCGGGCTCGTCGCGCGACTGGGCGGCCAAGGGCACGAACCTGCTCGGCGTGAAGGCCGTCATCACCGAGAGCTTCGAGCGCATCCACCGCTCCAACCTCATCGGCATGGGAGTCGTCCCGCTGCAGTTCCCCGCCGGTGAGAGCTGGAAGTCGCTGGGCCTCGACGGTACCGAGATCGTCTCGA is a genomic window containing:
- a CDS encoding DUF7455 domain-containing protein; its protein translation is MTTTTAPDASAVLDHRLTAADRCDSCGAQAYIAAEVNGSELLFCAHHGRKYEEKLRSVATSWHDETARLHAAD
- a CDS encoding DNA gyrase/topoisomerase IV subunit A, whose protein sequence is MPDSRSSAPASSAVAERIEDVDVSTEMQGSFLEYAYSVIYSRALPDARDGLKPVQRRILYQMAEMGLRPDRGHVKSARVVGEVMGKLHPHGDAPIYDALVRLAQHFSLRVPLVDGHGNFGSLDDGPAAPRYTEARLAAAALALTENLDEDVVDFIPNYDGQFQQPEVLPAAFPNLLVNGATGIAVGMATNMAPHNLIEVVGAATHLLQNPDATVEELMEFVPGPDLPSGGIIVGLDGIKDAYTNGRGTFRTRAKASIESLGPRRTGIVVTELPYLVGPERVIEKIKDAVQAKKLTGIADVTDLTDRNNGLRLVIGIKTGFDPKAVLEQLYRLTPLEDSFGINNVALVDGQPQTLGLRDMLRVYIDHRLRVVTRRSEYRLARKRERLHLVEGLLIAILDIDEVIQVIRSSDDGEQARTKLQEVFDLSHPQAEYILELRLRRLTKFSRIELEAERDQLNAEIAQLVELLGSETLLRQQVAKELDAAAEAYGTPRRTMLLNGGPVQPRSSRAAAAAADLQIADTPCRVYLTATGRMVRAELIADAPGGGVVPPTRRSKHDAIRSAVDTTTRGDIGAVTSAGRLVRFSPVDLPSVPANSVQVAAGTKVEQYLALAKGETVVALVPLADTPTIALGTQQGVVKRVAASELGTKDEIEIIALRDGDRVVGAAPAGDNAELVFVASDAQLLRFDASSVRPQGRSAGGMAGIRLSDGARVIAFAVVGASAFDAVVVTVAGSSTALPGTDAGSAKVSAFAEYPAKGRATGGVRAQRLLRGEDALVLAWVGVEPRAIGPDGSARTLPQGGAKRDASGQPLDAVIGAIGTVVR
- a CDS encoding alkaline phosphatase family protein yields the protein MSLSLPADPPRSRSLTGVVTQTIAALTGDSDWFAPARSAIVFVVDGLGAHNLAARRGHARFLASVGGRRDVARTVFPSTTAAALTSLLTGTDPGAHGIVGYRARVPGTNRVPNQLQGWDTDGLDPRTWQRRRPLLEQWADAGRPCFVVSRPSYAGTGFTEATLRGAELVSSDDVDERVRIAADLAARHPGAMVYLYAPELDTAGHRDGWESDRWTDALETLDAAARRLAASIDPGTGVLLTADHGMVDVPAHKHVLLREGDALLDGVALIGGEPRMLHLYAEDGRADAVAAAWKQREASRAWVLTRAEAVEAGLFGAVDDEVVPRIGDVLVAARGRFAYYDDREADKRPQRMVGQHGSLTEEERIVPLLRLGAFA
- the sepH gene encoding septation protein SepH, whose translation is MEQLKVIGTEDDVLVVATQAGERFALPLDEVLRAEARRARRDRSDDDRSSRPSPREIQAHIRAGLSAREVATLLNARVEDVERFERPVLAEREHVVGQALAVPVLLGGALEHDAPITFGAAVRAKLTEAGASAERWTSWKESSGWMVKLEFTANGIEHDARWSFDPRRSSLSPQNADAIQLSRQGSLPEGLIPRLRALDAVSKDDSRFDSGAFGPRRLDIDDEPGVEATGPVAPAVQAAAIKRAPDAPLASSETADLLEALRRRRGQREPLPGLIESDPAPRPTSPPVALFDAAEAPQTPDADEASASENSAQTTSDSSRRTKGRPSMPSWDEIVFGARTDES
- a CDS encoding DUF4193 domain-containing protein; translation: MATDYDAPRKTEDDSESIEALKERVPDKASGSIDNEDADNPSGFELPGADLSDIELDVVVLPAQEDEFTCMNCFLVKHRSQIAEESGSGFICLECAA
- a CDS encoding DUF3093 domain-containing protein; its protein translation is MQKRGCGIRTAADYRERLSPSLWALVAAAVCGPMAALVFSPLDTTLALFIGLVVSVAIVVGLVAVSPVVEVRDGQLRAGRAHIPVDLLGAPVGVSADEARTARGSGLDHRAWHVIRGGIDGVVTVPVTDPDDPTPTWVVSTRTPDRLVAAIQRAQVRLRTPGR
- the dut gene encoding dUTP diphosphatase, with product MTETVDVPIVASDLPVFAHPGDAGADLTAAEAVRLEPGRRALVGTGVRIALPEGFAAFVVPRSGLAAKHGITIVNAPGTIDAGYRGEIKVALLNTDLDEAYDVAVGDRIAQLIVMPVPPVRFLPVDELPESVRGEGGFGSSGYQSLQGSTR
- a CDS encoding DUF3710 domain-containing protein; the protein is MTDTDQPGTDVAPAAKSAPLDRETSGPFDEAEANPVRPYIDLGGIKILPREGLNLRLEVEEQTKRIVAVGLDYADSTLQVQPFAAPRSSGLWEETREQIRQQVKQQGGRVEEREGPLGPELLAEVPVMAGADGAAKRLARFVGVDGPRWFLRGVVGGAATSDVEAAAAIEDLFRSIVVVRGTSPMPPRDLIPLRMPSTPATA
- a CDS encoding DUF3159 domain-containing protein; amino-acid sequence: MSDESARPGADDARVPLDPPSAAESVGAALGNAARRAGLDPARHGSTGAAVWSAMGGWRGILESVLPSLAFVVLFTVTIDPETRQGNLWLSLGVSVGLAVLFTLARLVAKSPPGAAIGGLLATAGAAILALVTGRGQDNFVLGFFTNGAYGTAFLVSALIGWPLIGLAAGYLLGEGTAWRADRRKRRAYTWLSISWAALFAARLIVQLPLYFAGDVTALGTLKIVMGLPLFAPMLAVTWLVVRTLSPRRES